The following coding sequences lie in one Primulina huaijiensis isolate GDHJ02 chromosome 2, ASM1229523v2, whole genome shotgun sequence genomic window:
- the LOC140969095 gene encoding uncharacterized protein: MRPTRRPFKAVWSWMRRQPPKVKAFLAVISGMVALVLLRAIVHDHDNLFVAAEAVHSIGILVLIYKLMKEKTCAGISLKSQELTAIFLAVRLYCSFVMEYDIHTVLDLATLATTLWVIYMIRFKLRSSYMEDKDNLALYYVLLPCAVLALLVHPSTSHLFANRIAWAFCVYLEAVSVLPQLRVMQNTKIVEPFTAHYVFALGVARFLSCAHWVLQVLDSRGHLLVALGYGLWPSMVLISEIVQTFILADFCYYYVKSALGGQLLMHLPSGVV; this comes from the exons ATGAGACCAACGAGAAGGCCGTTCAAAGCGGTGTGGTCCTGGATGCGGCGGCAGCCGCCCAAGGTTAAGGCTTTTCTCGCCGTCATTAGCGGCATGGTGGCGCTCGTTCTCCTTCGTGCAATTGTTCACGATCACGATAATCTCTTCGTAGCTGCTGAGGCGGTTCACTCGATTGGAATCTTGGTTCTTATTTATAAACTTATGAAGGAGAAGACTTGCGCTG GGATTTCACTGAAATCCCAGGAGCTAACAGCTATATTTCTGGCTGTTAGATTGTATTGCAGTTTTGTTATGGAATATGATATACACACGGTGCTTGACTTGGCTACACTGGCCACAACCTTGTGGGTTATTTATATGATTCGTTTTAAACTGAGGTCGAGTTACATGGAGGATAAAGACAATTTAGCTCTATATTATGTG TTGCTTCCTTGTGCAGTCTTAGCTTTACTAGTACATCCATCGACATCGCATCTCTTCGCCAACAGGATTGCTTGGGCTTTCTGTGTCTACCTGGAAGCTGTTTCTGTGCTACCCCAACTTCGCGTAATGCAAAACACCAAG ATTGTGGAACCATTTACAGCTCATTATGTATTTGCACTGGGTGTTGCGAGGTTTCTGAGCTGTGCTCATTGGGTTCTCCAG GTTTTGGACAGTCGTGGTCACCTGCTTGTGGCATTAGGTTATGGACTATGGCCTTCAATGGTTCTTATCTCAGAAATTGTTCAAACATTCATATTGGCCGATTTTTGTTACTACTACGTTAAAAG TGCTCTGGGAGGACAGCTTCTTATGCACCTTCCTTCGGGGGTGGTGTAG
- the LOC140969087 gene encoding 5'-methylthioadenosine nucleosidase-like, which translates to MDIPHDEKAEIEVCEDSNSKRSISNVLFIIVMQTEASPLVNKFQLTEDLDSVFPKGVPWVRYHGKYKDLSINVVCPGKDNTLGVDSVGTVSASLLTYASVQALQPDIIINAGTAGGFKAKGASIGDVFLVSDVSFHDRRIPIPVFDLYGVGSRQAFYTPNLANELNLKVGKLSTGDSLDMSSVDEAAILANDATVKDMEGAAVAYVADLLKVPTIFLKAVTDIIDGDKPTAEEFLQNLAAVTLSLDQTVTRVVDFINGKSFSEI; encoded by the exons ATGGATATTCCCCACGATGAAAAAGCTGAGATAGAAGTTTGCGAGGATTCAAATTCTAAGCGCTCCATCTCCAATGTGCTCTTTATAATCG TTATGCAGACTGAGGCGTCACCTCTAGTGAATAAGTTCCAGCTCACCGAGGACCTTGATTCTGT GTTTCCAAAGGGGGTCCCATGGGTGAGGTATCATGGTAAATACAAAGATTTGAGCATCAACGTTGTTTGCCCTGGAAAAGACAACACTTTGG GTGTTGACAGCGTAGGCACGGTGTCTGCATCCCTTCTGACTTATGCCTCAGTTCAAGCATTGCAGCCAGACATTATCATAAATGCAGGCACTGCTGGAGGGTTCAAG GCAAAAGGTGCTTCCATAGGAGATGTATTTCTTGTATCAGATGTCTCTTTCCATGACAGACGAATTCCCATCCCT GTGTTTGATCTGTATGGCGTCGGCTCTCGTCAAGCATTCTACACCCCCAACCTTGCAAATGAGCTGAATTTGAAG GTTGGCAAATTGTCTACTGGCGATTCTTTGGATATGTCCTCAGTGGATGAAGCAGCAATCCTTGCAAATGATGCAACCGTTAAAGATATGGAG GGTGCTGCTGTTGCTTATGTAGCGGATCTCCTGAAAGTTCCTACGATATTCTTAAAAGCTGTGACGGATATTATTGACGGCGACAAGCCAACAGCTGAGGAATTTTTGCAAAATTTGGCGGCAGTAACCCTGTCACTTGATCAAACAGTCACCCGAGTCGTGGATTTTATCAACGGAAAGAGTTTCTCAGAAATTTGA
- the LOC140969111 gene encoding probable alkaline/neutral invertase B, translating into MSTLSRLSNLSSDVSQNGCIKTVDSSNSVVELEDFDFSKLSDRPRNLNLERQRSFDERSLTEMSIGLSPHPPSRAENFIRAFDNVDSVFSPVRRSGYTTPLFHYGFGMSCEPNPMIAEAWEHLRRSLVYFRGQPVGTIAALDNSDEKLNYDQVFVRDFFPSALAFLMNGEPEIVKNFILKTLRLQSWEKKIDRFQLGEGVMPASFKVLHDPARNTETLIADFGESAIGRVAPVDSGFWWIILLRAYTKSTGDTSLAERPECQRGMRLILSLCLSEGFDTFPTLLCADGCCMIDRRMGVYGYPIEIQTLFFMALRCALVLLKHDAQGKEFLERIFKRLHALSYHMRSYFWLDMKQLNDIYRFKTEEYSHTAVNKFNVMPDSLPEWIFDFMPMNGGYFIGNVGPSKMDFRWFCLGNCIAILSSLATHEQATAIMDLIESRWEELVGDMPLKVCYPAIESHEWRIVTGCDPKNTRWSYHNGGSWPVLLWLLTAACIKTGRPQIARRAIELIESRLSKDGWPEYYDGKLGRYIGKQARKYQTWSIAGYLVAKMMIEDPSHLGMIALEEDKHLKPVLKRSASWTT; encoded by the exons ATGTCTACTCTTTCACGATTGTCGAACCTTTCCTCCGATGTATCACAAAATGGTTGTATCAAGACTGTTGATTCATCAAATAGTGTGGTTGAGTtggaagattttgatttttcaaagtTATCTGATCGGCCGCGAAATTTGAATTTAGAAAGACAGCGATCATTTGATGAAAGGTCACTCACTGAGATGTCAATAGGACTTTCGCCTCATCCCCCTTCTAGAGCTGAGAACTTCATTCGAGCTTTTGACAATGTAGACAGTGTATTTTCACCCGTTAGAAGGTCCGGATACACGACTCCGTTGTTCCATTATGGATTTGGGATGAGCTGTGAGCCAAACCCCATGATAGCGGAGGCTTGGGAACATCTAAGGCGATCGTTGGTGTACTTCCGAGGCCAACCTGTTGGAACAATTGCTGCATTAGACAATTCTGATGAGAAACTCAACTATGATCAG GTATTTGTTAGGGATTTTTTTCCAAGCGCTCTGGCATTTCTAATGAACGGAGAACCTGAAATAGTAAAAAATTTTATCCTCAAAACTCTTAGGCTACAATCATGGGAGAAAAAAATCGATAGGTTCCAACTTGGGGAAGGCGTGATGCCAGCTAGTTTTAAAGTCTTGCACGATCCCGCCAGGAATACTGAGACATTGATAGCAGATTTTGGTGAGAGTGCAATAGGAAGAGTGGCTCCGGTTGATTCTGGCTTTTGGTGGATCATTTTACTTAGGGCATACACCAAGTCTACTGGAGACACTTCCTTGGCCGAGAGGCCTGAATGCCAAAGAGGCATGCGTCTGATACTCAGTTTATGCCTCTCAGAAGGATTTGATACATTTCCAACACTACTCTGTGCTGACGGCTGCTGCATGATTGATCGTAGAATG GGAGTATATGGATACCCGATCGAGATTCAAACTCTCTTCTTTATGGCTTTGAGATGTGCCTTGGTTTTACTGAAACACGATGCTCAAGGGAAGGAATTTTTAGAAAGAATTTTTAAGCGTCTACATGCTTTGAGCTATCACATGAGAAGTTACTTTTGGCTAGATATGAAGCAACTTAATGATATATATCGATTTAAAACCGAGGAGTATTCCCACACAGCAGTCAACAAGTTCAATGTCATGCCAGATTCTCTGCCAGAATGGATTTTCGATTTCATGCCAATGAATGGAGGCTACTTCATTGGGAATGTCGGCCCTTCAAAAATGGATTTCCGTTGGTTCTGTTTAGGCAATTGTATTGCAATACTTTCATCGTTAGCGACACATGAGCAGGCTACAGCAATTATGGATCTTATCGAATCACGTTGGGAGGAGTTGGTTGGAGATATGCCACTTAAAGTTTGTTATCCCGCTATTGAGAGCCATGAATGGCGGATTGTGACGGGTTGTGATCCTAAAAATACTAGATGGAGTTACCACAATGGTGGATCATGGCCAG TGCTTTTATGGCTCCTCACCGCAGCATGCATCAAGACAGGACGACCCCAGATTGCAAGACGTGCCATTGAACTTATTGAATCCAGGCTCTCGAAAGATGGTTGGCCAGAATATTATGATGGAAAGCTTGGTAGATACATTGGAAAGCAGGCTCGAAAATACCAAACATGGTCCATTGCCGGCTATTTGGTTGCAAAAATGATGATCGAAGATCCATCTCATTTGGGTATGATCGCGCTTGAGGAGGACAAACATCTGAAGCCCGTCTTAAAAAGATCGGCCTCGTGGACTACTTGA